From Drosophila busckii strain San Diego stock center, stock number 13000-0081.31 unplaced genomic scaffold, ASM1175060v1 chrUn_07, whole genome shotgun sequence, one genomic window encodes:
- the LOC108608298 gene encoding uncharacterized protein LOC108608298, which produces MAWVPTTDFEDDLVSMQLDLNLLHSQLAFEENRKTEYAPRPQSTYDYLERRAKRNEELENTQGPLCKKSKEIRSSLAMMERLQQIAGTKPLGEHATMADWEDRSTVEKEARSMIRHFGLMSMAGVRLTRPPESNSSSESKKIHYMRNGIPLILDPKFFEPGKKRVVRSSENSSIKQNSLDSDETGSSNSLYASAKTHLDESQDGEEIPYELLQESLAENQSQLNKT; this is translated from the coding sequence ATGGCGTGGGTGCCGACAACCGACTTCGAGGATGATTTGGTCAGCATGCAGCTGgacttaaatttgttgcacagtCAGCTTGCATTCGAGGAAAATCGTAAAACGGAATACGCACCACGCCCACAGTCTACATATGACTATTTAGAGAGGCGAGCAAAGCGGAATGAAGAACTTGAGAACACACAAGGTCCACTATGCAAAAAGTCGAAGGAGATCCGATCAAGCTTGGCCATGATGGAGCGATTACAGCAGATTGCGGGCACAAAGCCACTGGGCGAACATGCTACCATGGCCGATTGGGAAGACAGAAGCACTGTTGAGAAAGAGGCACGTTCCATGATACGTCATTTCGGCTTGATGTCTATGGCCGGTGTTCGCTTAACACGGCCTCCAGAGAGCAACAGTAGCTCGGAAAGCAAGAAAATTCATTACATGCGTAATGGGATTCCTCTTATTCTGGACCCTAAGTTCTTTGAGCCGGGCAAGAAACGTGTTGTTCGAAGTTCAGAGAACAGCAGCatcaaacaaaattcattGGACTCCGACGAAACTGGAAGCAGTAACAGTTTATACGCTTCTGCCAAGACTCATTTGGATGAGAGTCAAGATGGAGAGGAAATACCCTATGAATTATTGCAAGAAAGTTTAGCTGAAAACCAATCCCAACTCAACAAAACGTAA